The genomic window TTTGCTCCATTACAGCGTCGACTTCGGACATGTTTCCACCACCGTGGTTGGACATCCATTGGGACATTTCTTTGTCGAAATCAGCTTCAACGGGGGCTTGGGGTCCCATGAAACCAGCTGCGCCGGGACCATACATGGGGCCTCCGAATGCTTGGCCAAAGGCGGACTGGAAATTCATTTGCATCGGGTGTTGATTCATTTGCATAGGCAGTGAGGGAGCGGTGGTTGGAGGAGAGCGCATCTGTTGGCTGGAGAAGCGATTGAAGTCGGCTGCCCAGTTGCTCACGTCAGATACAGGGGATGCTCTGGCTTGTTGCGATAGCTCCGGATGGTGCAACGGTGCGACAGGTTGTTGAAGAGCAGCGGCGTGGACGGCTAGGCGATTCGCTGGGTCATGAGACATGCCGGGGATGGTGGATGGTGTTGCGTCCATGAAGGCGCCGAAGCTGTCTTGTCCTGGGGATTCGTGACGAACAGATCGGAAGGACTGGAGGCATAGATATTAGTACCCGATCCATGAACATGAGGAAGCACAAGAGGCGAAACATACACCGTGAGGCTGGCCGGCGGAACGGTCGACTAGGCGATCCTGGTGATGGCTGACATCTCGGGACTGGTGGTCTACGAGGCGCTTGAATGGCGACGGCCCACTACATGAAGCGTCCGCCATGGTGGAAAGTATGCGTTTGCGACTTGAGAGCACTCGAGGTGTCTGGTAGGAAGAATGCGATGGCAAGGTACACGAGCAGAGCGACAGCTGGACAGTGACGAGATGCCTCGGTGCAATGGTGGAGCGGGCCGATggagcggcgacggcgatcTCGACTGTAAGACGACGAGGGAAACGGTACAGTTACTGCTGCAGCATGACCGTCGTATGGCAAAGCAGAGCCAGTGGACACTATTGCAATACAGAAAGGATGAATCGTGTGTTGCTGGTGATTTGAAATGAAGAACCTAAGTGGTGGCCGAGGGGCGCCACCCACGGAAACATGGGGAACATTCGTCctgcggcgtcggcgtcggcgactTGCCTGGGCCTGTGATCGCGGGTAGTTGCTGCCTCTTTCGGTAGCTTCCGAGGTTCGAAGCTGACACGGAGGAACCAGTTCAAGTGGCCCCCGGCTTTTATTGCCCCAGATTTTTTCTCGCTGCATCGTCTGTTGCCGGCGGTCATGTCTAGATCGGGCAACCAAATGTTCTCGATGCTTGCTCATAATAATGAACTGAATGACACGGGGCTGTTGAGCATTCATTTAATTTCTGTATTTCCTTCGCTATGAGTTTGAATGTTGTCAGCTACCCCAACCTGAGTTTAGAATGTTATGTGGATGCCAACGGGCTCTGAAACAGCAGTATATTCCTTGATAATAATTGGATTCATTTTTTTATTGATTCGCATTTTTTTCAGCCTGTAGGAAGCTGGCTTCCTGTTCTTACAATTGGTGTCTCGATATTATGAGCTATCAATGAATTCCAAGATATTCCAgagcactccgtacggcgCTAATAGATGGGCCTCAGCGGGGTACTTAATCACGTGAAGCGCACAGCAACAAAGTGGGTTGCGGACAGTTGGCCTGGTGCCGCAGACAGCCAGCCAGATAGGAGAGGCCCACAGGCACCAGCTACTGTTCATCCACCACGAGCTAGACTGTTGATGCAAGACCGTGTCCTTTCCGCATCACGACATTTGCCTTTCCTATTTTATCTTGCCTACGCACCTTTCCTTTCTCTCCATTGTGCATCGGCGTCGATAATTTGACGCTCTAATATATCAGAATGGTATTTCACGCCACTTCCCCGCATGCTACAAGCTCCAAGCATCGATGCTGAGCTGCCCTAGTTTGATCCTTACTAGCTATACTAACATCAACTGGTACAGGCGGCGCAAGTCATTGCCAACTCTGGTCACGATGACATGATTGTATGGTTTCTTTGATCCCTATATCTTTTTTCAGGTTTCAGCAGCGCTCTGATAACTTACTGCTTGTCGACGTGCCGCGTGCGCAAACTTGGTCCTGGTCGTCAACCGAGAAACTAACCGTTCTTTGATAGCACGATGCCGTCCTCGACTATTACGGTCGCAAGCTTGCCACGTGCTCGAGTGACCGCACCATCAAGATTTTCGAAATCGACGGCGAGTCGCAGCGGTTGATCGAGACTTTGAAAGGGTACGATTGGCCCTGAACGGACGAGCTGCGACTGCCTGCTGCGCGAGAAATATGGGCTAACATATCTGTGTCGAATTTTAGCCACGAAggtgctgtctggtgcgtgTCTTGGGCGCATCCTAAATACGGTAACATCCTCGCATCGGCGGGATACGACGGCAAGGTATTCATCTGGAAGGAGCAAGGCCAAAACAACCAGTGGCAAAGAATCTACGACTTCCCCCTACATAAGGCTTCCGTCAACGTGGTCTCCTGGTCTCCCCATGAAGCCGGTTGCCTCCTCGCCACCGCTTCGTCCGACGGCAATGTGAGCGTTCTCGAGTTCAAGGACACGGCCGTCGATCACGCCACGTTCCCTGCCCACGGCCTAGGGGTCAACTCAGTTTCGTGGGCTCCTGCTACTAGCCCCGGTAGCATTGTCAGTAGTTCTCCTGGACCCGGCTCCGTTGGCAACCGACGATTCGTCACAGGTGGCTCCGACAATGTCCTCAAGATTTGGTCATTCGATCCCGCCTCGCAATCATACAAGCAGGAGGGCGAGCCTCTGACTGGCCACACCGATTGGGTCCGGGACGTTGCCTGGTCACCTACGGTCTTGCAAAAATCGTACATTGCTTCGGCTTCCCAAGACAAGACAGTGCGTATTTGGACGTCAGACCCCTCCAGTAACGGCCAATGGGACTCCAAGGTCCTGAACTTTGATGCACCTGTCTGGCGAGTCAGCTGGTCTCTGAGCGGAAATGTCCTGGCAGTTAGTGGCGCGGACAACAAGGTCTCATTATGGAAGGAGAACCTGCGGGGCGAGTGGGAGTGTGTCAAGTCGATTGAGGAGTAGCTGATAAAATATTGGCCCAGGATGGGCTCGGGTTGTACGgcggagatgaagaagaaaggcagCCAGATGGACTTTTACTTTGAGGCAGATTGCGCAAGGCGTTTCAAGGTAGAAATGATGAAGAGCCCAGTAATA from Metarhizium brunneum chromosome 2, complete sequence includes these protein-coding regions:
- the SEC13 gene encoding Protein transport protein SEC13 — translated: MAAQVIANSGHDDMIHDAVLDYYGRKLATCSSDRTIKIFEIDGESQRLIETLKGHEGAVWCVSWAHPKYGNILASAGYDGKVFIWKEQGQNNQWQRIYDFPLHKASVNVVSWSPHEAGCLLATASSDGNVSVLEFKDTAVDHATFPAHGLGVNSVSWAPATSPGSIVSSSPGPGSVGNRRFVTGGSDNVLKIWSFDPASQSYKQEGEPLTGHTDWVRDVAWSPTVLQKSYIASASQDKTVRIWTSDPSSNGQWDSKVLNFDAPVWRVSWSLSGNVLAVSGADNKVSLWKENLRGEWECVKSIEE